One Syngnathoides biaculeatus isolate LvHL_M chromosome 4, ASM1980259v1, whole genome shotgun sequence DNA window includes the following coding sequences:
- the golga1 gene encoding golgin subfamily A member 1 isoform X6, whose product MFAKLKKKIAEEAATAPRSGVRLPRTISKESITSVGADSGDEFASDGSSSRDDLPAQLLRRNNQIRKLEAKLSDFAEQLRIMQKTKEKLEIALENHQDCTYLSSRSPPSTSIKKLQEQNEFHLANRAKMAEGMTVALDEKDKEWMKKMAVVEKEKAVLSARLEDMMEQSFSLFQKSDDMDELESFQEEELAKVKHMLLKKEEQLGQCERNLQRQEAELHSVKRRLSEALEKLQALQKQHEEVSRLNTELEIEREELLLLREEEDKKIGELEGQNHKLQLAIHQVSADLEKSQSMMSSTERSLHDLQTEHNSLKLQQEKAAVTEEDKERLLGDLQKKVNSLERQLQGNLSQDDHLLELLQEKSILEQKLEETRAELLQFRKNHADTVSSLDAQVSRMRCNITELQTLLQHKDESSMSYRERTDTQIATLEQQIQGSCKQLKIAEEQIEVKTRQTEKLQGEWSAEKAFLDQQLSLLQQHTMEEKKGLEESITALQTDKCAMQETMTDLELQRDQANAVLGEQMEELKKCKVELDSQQTVCTEIAKALEESRQQRQELQTQVDVLTTLLQRSQQDLSTVTEKINLRERDIHRLRDELQTQQASLLQLREEFDHLRVQREQIELDKDSQLAHLREELLCQTQQQDTCQARISYLEVEIETLTEQLHSPAVCEEDHNGSVTVDDLHDVQKIEELEQQLSDKNRTIKQLQQRMAELKRTLQKELMSWFGSKPSLKGIIRPSVSGSSTQWS is encoded by the exons GCATCTGATGGGAGCAGCTCCAGGGATGACCTGCCTGCTCAACTGCTCAGAAGGAATAATCAAATCCGTAAACTAGAAGCAAAACTATCAG ACTTCGCTGAGCAGCTGCGAATAATGCAGAAGACCAAGGAGAAGCTTGAAATTGCATTAGAAAACCATCAGGATTGTACGTACCTCTCCTCTCGCTCCCCTCCTTCCA CTTCCATAAAAAAACTTCAAGAACAGAATGAGTTTCACCTGGCTAACAGAGCCAAAATGGCAGAGGGGATGACTGTAGCACTGGACGAAAAGGACAAG gaatggatgaagaaaatggctgtTGTGGAAAAG GAGAAGGCTGTTTTATCGGCAAGACTGGAAGACATGATGGAGCAAAGTTTTTCACTCTTCCAGAAGAGTGATGATATGGATGAACTGGAGAGCTTCCAGGAAGAGGAACTTGCCAAAGTCAAACACATg TTGTTGAAAAAGGAAGAGCAACTGGGACAGTGTGAGCGGAACCTCCAGCGGCAGGAGGCTGAACTTCATTCAGTGAAGCGAAGACTTTCTGAAGCACTGGAGAAACTTCAGGCTTTACAAAAGCAACATGAAGAGGTCTCCAGATTGAACACTGAACTGGAGATTGAACG AGAGGAACTGCTTCTGctcagagaagaagaagataagaaAATTGGTGAGTTGGAGGGTCAAAACCATAAATTACAGTTGGCCATCCATCAGGTCTCAGCAGATTTGGAGAAG tcgCAGAGTATGATGTCTTCTACAGAGCGTTCCCTTCATGATCTACAGACTGAACATAATTCTCTGAAGTTGCAACAAGAAAAG GCTGCTGTTACAGAGGAGGACAAGGAACGCTTATTAGGGGACCTTCAGAAGAAAGTTAACTCTTTAGAGAGGCAGTTGCAAGGAAACCTGAGCCAGGATGACCATCTACTTGAGCTTCTCCAGGAG AAGTCCATTCTCGAACAAAAACTGGAAGAGACCAGAGCAGAGCTACTACAATTTCGGAAAAACCATGCTGACACAGTTAGCTCCTTGGACGCACAG GTATCCAGAATGAGGTGCAACATTACAGAGCTGCAAACACTTCTCCAACATAAAGATGAATCCTCGATGTCCTACCGAGAAAGAACAGACACACAA ATTGCAACCCTGGAGCAGCAAATCCAAGGAAGTTGTAAACAACTGAAAATTGCAGAGGAACAGATTGAAGTGAAAACACGACAGACAGAAAAACTG cAAGGAGAGTGGAGTGCTGAGAAGGCCTTTTTGGATCAGCAGTTGTCTTTGTTGCAGCAACATACTATGGAGGAGAAAAAAGGGCTAGAGGAGAGTATCACCGCTTTACAGACTGATAAATGTGCAATGCAAGAGACAATG ACTGACCTAGAGTTGCAAAGAGATCAGGCAAATGCCGTACTGGGAGAGCAAATGGAAGAGCTGAAAAAGTGCAAG GTGGAATTGGACAGCCAGCAGACAGTTTGCACTGAAATCGCCAAAGCTCTAGAAGAAAGCAGGCAACAGAGACAAGAGCTACAAACACAG GTTGATGTCTTGACAACATTGCTACAGAGATCACAACAGGATTTGTCAACTGTCACTGAGAAGATAAATTTGAGAGAAAGAGACATCCACAGGCTACGTGATG AATTGCAGACTCAACAGGCATCACTTCTCCAGCTGCGGGAGGAATTTGACCACCTGCGGGTCCAACGGGAGCAAATTGAGCTGGACAAAGACTCACAGCTAGCTCACCTGAGAGAAGAACTGCTCTGCCAGACCCAACAGCAAGACACTTGTCAGGCCCGG ATTTCATATTTAGAAGTAGAGATAGAGACCCTGACAGAGCAGCTTCACAGCCCAGCTGTTTGCGAGGAGGACCACAATGGCAGTGTGACAGTAGATGATCTACATGACGTTCAGAAGATTGAAGAGCTTGAGCAGCAGCTCAGTGACAAGAACAGG acGATCAAACAATTGCAGCAGCGAATGGCAGAACTAAAAAGGACCTTGCAGAAAGAACTG
- the golga1 gene encoding golgin subfamily A member 1 isoform X7 produces MFAKLKKKIAEEAATAPRSGVRLPRTISKESITSVGADSGDEFASDGSSSRDDLPAQLLRRNNQIRKLEAKLSDFAEQLRIMQKTKEKLEIALENHQDCTYLSSRSPPSTSIKKLQEQNEFHLANRAKMAEGMTVALDEKDKEWMKKMAVVEKEKAVLSARLEDMMEQSFSLFQKSDDMDELESFQEEELAKVKHMLLKKEEQLGQCERNLQRQEAELHSVKRRLSEALEKLQALQKQHEEVSRLNTELEIEREELLLLREEEDKKIGELEGQNHKLQLAIHQVSADLEKSQSMMSSTERSLHDLQTEHNSLKLQQEKAAVTEEDKERLLGDLQKKVNSLERQLQGNLSQDDHLLELLQEKSILEQKLEETRAELLQFRKNHADTVSSLDAQVSRMRCNITELQTLLQHKDESSMSYRERTDTQIATLEQQIQGSCKQLKIAEEQIEVKTRQTEKLQGEWSAEKAFLDQQLSLLQQHTMEEKKGLEESITALQTDKCAMQETMTDLELQRDQANAVLGEQMEELKKCKVELDSQQTVCTEIAKALEESRQQRQELQTQVDVLTTLLQRSQQDLSTVTEKINLRERDIHRLRDELQTQQASLLQLREEFDHLRVQREQIELDKDSQLAHLREELLCQTQQQDTCQARISYLEVEIETLTEQLHSPAVCEEDHNGSVTVDDLHDVQKIEELEQQLSDKNRTIKQLQQRMAELKRTLQKELIIVVLKDPATFPLQCPCC; encoded by the exons GCATCTGATGGGAGCAGCTCCAGGGATGACCTGCCTGCTCAACTGCTCAGAAGGAATAATCAAATCCGTAAACTAGAAGCAAAACTATCAG ACTTCGCTGAGCAGCTGCGAATAATGCAGAAGACCAAGGAGAAGCTTGAAATTGCATTAGAAAACCATCAGGATTGTACGTACCTCTCCTCTCGCTCCCCTCCTTCCA CTTCCATAAAAAAACTTCAAGAACAGAATGAGTTTCACCTGGCTAACAGAGCCAAAATGGCAGAGGGGATGACTGTAGCACTGGACGAAAAGGACAAG gaatggatgaagaaaatggctgtTGTGGAAAAG GAGAAGGCTGTTTTATCGGCAAGACTGGAAGACATGATGGAGCAAAGTTTTTCACTCTTCCAGAAGAGTGATGATATGGATGAACTGGAGAGCTTCCAGGAAGAGGAACTTGCCAAAGTCAAACACATg TTGTTGAAAAAGGAAGAGCAACTGGGACAGTGTGAGCGGAACCTCCAGCGGCAGGAGGCTGAACTTCATTCAGTGAAGCGAAGACTTTCTGAAGCACTGGAGAAACTTCAGGCTTTACAAAAGCAACATGAAGAGGTCTCCAGATTGAACACTGAACTGGAGATTGAACG AGAGGAACTGCTTCTGctcagagaagaagaagataagaaAATTGGTGAGTTGGAGGGTCAAAACCATAAATTACAGTTGGCCATCCATCAGGTCTCAGCAGATTTGGAGAAG tcgCAGAGTATGATGTCTTCTACAGAGCGTTCCCTTCATGATCTACAGACTGAACATAATTCTCTGAAGTTGCAACAAGAAAAG GCTGCTGTTACAGAGGAGGACAAGGAACGCTTATTAGGGGACCTTCAGAAGAAAGTTAACTCTTTAGAGAGGCAGTTGCAAGGAAACCTGAGCCAGGATGACCATCTACTTGAGCTTCTCCAGGAG AAGTCCATTCTCGAACAAAAACTGGAAGAGACCAGAGCAGAGCTACTACAATTTCGGAAAAACCATGCTGACACAGTTAGCTCCTTGGACGCACAG GTATCCAGAATGAGGTGCAACATTACAGAGCTGCAAACACTTCTCCAACATAAAGATGAATCCTCGATGTCCTACCGAGAAAGAACAGACACACAA ATTGCAACCCTGGAGCAGCAAATCCAAGGAAGTTGTAAACAACTGAAAATTGCAGAGGAACAGATTGAAGTGAAAACACGACAGACAGAAAAACTG cAAGGAGAGTGGAGTGCTGAGAAGGCCTTTTTGGATCAGCAGTTGTCTTTGTTGCAGCAACATACTATGGAGGAGAAAAAAGGGCTAGAGGAGAGTATCACCGCTTTACAGACTGATAAATGTGCAATGCAAGAGACAATG ACTGACCTAGAGTTGCAAAGAGATCAGGCAAATGCCGTACTGGGAGAGCAAATGGAAGAGCTGAAAAAGTGCAAG GTGGAATTGGACAGCCAGCAGACAGTTTGCACTGAAATCGCCAAAGCTCTAGAAGAAAGCAGGCAACAGAGACAAGAGCTACAAACACAG GTTGATGTCTTGACAACATTGCTACAGAGATCACAACAGGATTTGTCAACTGTCACTGAGAAGATAAATTTGAGAGAAAGAGACATCCACAGGCTACGTGATG AATTGCAGACTCAACAGGCATCACTTCTCCAGCTGCGGGAGGAATTTGACCACCTGCGGGTCCAACGGGAGCAAATTGAGCTGGACAAAGACTCACAGCTAGCTCACCTGAGAGAAGAACTGCTCTGCCAGACCCAACAGCAAGACACTTGTCAGGCCCGG ATTTCATATTTAGAAGTAGAGATAGAGACCCTGACAGAGCAGCTTCACAGCCCAGCTGTTTGCGAGGAGGACCACAATGGCAGTGTGACAGTAGATGATCTACATGACGTTCAGAAGATTGAAGAGCTTGAGCAGCAGCTCAGTGACAAGAACAGG acGATCAAACAATTGCAGCAGCGAATGGCAGAACTAAAAAGGACCTTGCAGAAAGAACTG